The Nicotiana tabacum cultivar K326 chromosome 14, ASM71507v2, whole genome shotgun sequence genome contains a region encoding:
- the LOC107789809 gene encoding uncharacterized protein LOC107789809: protein MAIIDDEREFEEATVHDEVEELDKNEEVDAEDDDEDDDDDGDEDAEDDEKEVIQSSGSGPQVLSVDDDEDDEDDEDDEDDEDDEGDSDDDDDDGDDDDDDEEEGEEDEGDLGTEYLVRPVARAEDEEDASDFEPEENGEEDAFEEEEDDDEDTSGKVEAPPKRKRSGKDDSDDDGGEDDERPSKR, encoded by the exons ATGGCTATTATCGACGATGAGCGAGAGTTTGAGGAAGCAACAGTTCACGACGAGGTCGAAGAGCTTGACAAAAACGAGGAAGTGGACGCCGAGGACGATGATGAGGACGACGATGATGACGGCGACGAGGACGCCGAGGATGATGAGAAAGAGGTCATACAGAGCTCGGGTAGTGGTCCACAAGTTCTCTCTGTAGATGACGATGAGGATGACGAGGACGATGAAGACGACGAGGATGATGAGGACGATGAAGGTGATAGTGACGACGACGATGACGATGGCGATGACGATGATGACGACGAGGAggaaggtgaagaagatgag GGGGATCTGGGCACAGAGTATCTTGTTAGGCCAGTGGCCCGTGctgaggatgaagaagatgctagTGATTTTGAACCAGAAGAAAATGGTGAGGAAGATGCATTTGAGGAggaagaggatgatgatgaagacaCTAGTGGAAAGGTGGAGGCGCCACCAAAGAGGAAGAGATCAGGCAAAGATGACTCTGATGACGACGGTGGAGAGGATGATGAAAGACCATCTAAACGATAG